CGACAATAAACCAATGCATTGTGAATTGAAAAATTATTCTGGATCAATTCTGAGtttgtttttaacagcagatgaaTGCATGAGGCATTTTCTATAGCACTTTCATTTGTACTACTGTGGCACTGCATGCTTTAGAAACAGATTCTGCTTGCTTCCAATTTCTTACACTAACCACTtgaaccttctataaaataatcattcataaagctCGAAAAGGTTGAAAtgaattacaagggtgtttgcagcgggctgtttacattaatttggcatcataaaagcattctgaggtgcaagtACATTCTCTCAGACTCGGCCGAATGCACGAGCGCTCTTCTTCGTGAGCATTTGAGTGTTCAGTTAAAAGCTAGCCTAGAGGAccctgctgttaaaaactaagctcagaattgattcgagagagaatcgcTGTGCATTCGTAAAATCTCAGAATCAATCCACAAATCGagatattgtatttttattccacaaaaatataaagcagcacaacagttttcaacagtgaaaacagtaactgtttcttgagcagcaaatcagcatatcagaatgatttctgaaggatcatgtgacactgaagactggagtaatgatgcagttacacacacacacaaaattacatcacataattttttttaaaaaatacccaCAAGGCATTTAGAAAATTTATTATACAGATCGCCAGACAGCCATAGTTTTGGTTGTCTGACAATTATTAATGTTTACAGGATGTTTCTTCACTTTGTTTCCCCCTCTAGACAGACATCCGACAACATGTTTACACATTGTGAACTCGAAAAGCATCAGACAAAAGCATTTCCACACGATTAAGAGTTGAGGAATGTTGTTGTGTATAATTGAGGGTCATCAAGGTGCATGTTTCTCGCCGTCTTTCTTTGTTTTCCATGGATGCCACTCCTTGATCTTTATGGGCACGCACCCGAAAGCCCAGCAGGCGCTGGGACACGCGGCCCATGTTTTGATGTGGTTGGGACATAGACAGTTTGCAAGAGCTCCTGAATACCGGAGAGGTTTTCCCCTAGCCATTTGACTCGGTGCTCTGTCGCATTCTCTCAGCAGTTGTTTGCATCCCAATCATCCCGTGCAACCAGGAATTCAAACCTGAGGTGCTTTTAAAAATTCTTTCCCTTCGCTATGCTCCAAACTAAATTTGAGTGCATCCAGCAAGCAAATCCACTTTAAATGGAATAGTTGTAAAACCCAACTATTTTTCAGTTTGAAATTTGAGCCTAgcaaacatataacatatataattaTAGTCAAGGAtactaactttaaaatgtttgcTTTATAgccctttaaatgttttttatttttttattttttaagcttAGTGATTATATTTCTGTGTCTGATGAATCTAACATTAGGTTCATATTAGAGATATTGAGCCCGCCAAAAATCAAGAGACCTAGAACTACTGGCcatcttgttttttgttttttattgttgaaCACActtatttacaaaaaacaatttacaaaatcTCTCATTGGGAGACTTATGTGCAGAACATAATTAAACATaactaaattaaacaaattcaataaagaaaataaatacaaataaatgtaaaataaaataaattaagcaAAGGCACTTCAGTCCATAAGGCATGACAAAATTgtttacatacatatattatcTTCAGTCATCAAATATTCTTAAAATAAAGTTACATGGAAGCGTAACAGGTTATAATGACAAATATTTTGAGACATCTTCACATAGCAAGTAAATGTTAACACTGGAGTCTTTCAGAAGTTTCAAAGAAGCAAAGTATTCCCTCAGTTCAATTAGGGATGGATTTTTGTTTTGCCATTTACGTTTATGAATATGGTATTTACCCATAATTGTTATGATATTGTACATTCTAAAAAGTTCATTCGGAAGGTTTTCATTACCAAAAAGAATTTGCTCTAACTTTAATTGTGTAATTCTCCCCATTACTACTGGCCATCTTGGAGACGTTCAGAAGCCGTTTATTGCTCCTATTCTTATATAAGCATTTATGGTATTGTACATGTATAGCAGTGAGTTATGGCTGTGAGTAAAAAGCATATCACTTGCAAACATTAACACATGCAACCATTTAAAAtctgtaaatatgtttttaaaagaagtctcttgtgctcaccaagtctgcatttatttgataaaaaaaaaaaaataaatactaatattgtgaaatattattacaatttaaaataactgtgtactattttaaaacattttcctgtattcctgtgatgataaagctgaattttcagcatcattactccagtcgtcagtgtcacatgacacattttctttctttttttttcaggattcacaaatgaaatgtagactttattaattattacatAATTCAATAATTTAAATAACACTGTGCATTGTGGGTGGTTGTGAGGGCCTGGTTGAGAATACTTTTTTCCACCAAATTAAATGTTCTTGAATCTTCTTTAAGAGTATTAGGAGGCAATACTGCTTTGTGAATCAAATGCATCCATACACACGTGTAACCAATAAAGGCTTCTTTGTCACGAGGAAAAGAGGGACAGGAAgagaaagtgagtgagtgagtgaatgaatgaatgagagaCAATGCAAGAAACAGCAGTGAAAACACTGCCTGCAAGCCATTAATAATGAGAAACACAAACAGTAGATGATATAACTGTAATACAGAGTTACATCCCCCCTGCGCAGAGGGCAGATGAACAAACAGGAGGTGTCACAGGAACATCCCGAAGATTTATGACTATGAATTCCCCACGTCTCTATCCTCAGATCTGCTCtgtcctcacacacacacacacacacacacacacacacacacacgtttgctTCACTATATTATTAGAGACAttgcatagacttccattgattttatatcaggTTAATGATATCTTGGTTCACCTAACCCAAGCCTTACCTCCTAAACCCATCACAAAAATATGTGCAAAAcactatttaaataaaaacatgttctgtctgatttatatatttataggtTTAAGATATTGGGCCAAAATGCCCCTGTATGTGTATTTGTCTCACATTTATATCATATGGTATAgctgagcaatatcacacgagtaacgagGGCTGATACCGATTTTCTACAACACTTCaataaataagaagttaatattgtgttatattttagacacaaCATTGTATATTTTTGTTACCTATAAAGCCATAGCAGAACTGTTATGCATATCCGATcaacacagcagtgtttctgaatgaatttgcattttgaacgaatcgggtgaaccaatgattcaacggcccattcataaagagagccatttacttcattcctgcatgaatcagccatttgaacaaatcgaatgaatgaatgacttcctCGTTTAGACATTTATCGCCACCTAATGGCAGTTTcagtttcttatttagagtataatttcgtttaaaaaaaaaaatccatattaattaaaaattagagGTATacttcaccctaaaatgaaaattctgcctcACTCTAATGGCCGTTGTAGCTAAAaagtttgtgtaataaattatgttgaatcaaatataTTTCTTTCTATAAAGccactttttgtaatgtctatttaaTATTTGTCTAATTTTCTCGCTTTAAATTGAACGTAATTgcccagccaaatttgatgcATTATTACAGTAATTAATCGCCACATCGTGTAATGAATTGGATAATAAAATGAATCGCTTGACAACCCTAACTTATTAATTACTATAGCTAAtgtttacttaattaaaatcCATCTAGATTCATTACTAATTCAAATTAATACTGGAATGAAAGATAACAGtatactgtgattttttttataaacaaagcatttatttaaaatacgaAGAGGATGGAGTACATTTTAAACCGTTTAAGACCAGCACATCAGTGCATTCGTTTGAGCCAGAGCCAAACTGAGCTCCGATTGGCTGATTCTGCTTGGAGAGAGAACAGAACTCAGTCTTGGTGTTTTGTGCGCTTGGTCTCCGGTGCATCGTTAAGCTGGGAGAAGTGTTCCGACAAGGCTGCCAGGGCGCGGTACCGATGGGAGATGCTGTTCTTCACTTCTTTAGGGAGCTCAGCATAACTGCCcacagaaacacaaaacagaggaaagagaaaaacaaaagaagGTTTTAGTGGTTCTAATAACTTAATCTGAAAATTTAACAGCATTCGATTTGAGCTATTGTTGCCATAAATTTAGCCTTATGTTTCCTTATCACTGATTTAAGTTAATGTTTCATTCTTTAAAGATGAATACAGCAATTTTTGCATTCTTGCACTGCAATCACATgaactgtaggaaaaactattattaatatttatacatattGTTAATCAAAACACATTGGATTGAACAATACTGTCATCTAGTGGTGAACATGAAAAACACCATTTAAAACTCAAATTATCCTCACGTTTTTTCATAACCATCAGGCTGGAAACAAGGATCCCATCCAAAATCCCTTGGACCCCTGGGCTCAACAATACGGCCctgaaaaatattattagaaatatCTGAGGGATGAATTATTGGGTTAACACAGCATAACGCATTCATACACACTACCTTTAAAAGTTcggggtcagtattttttttgtcacttgctttgtaaacacacagacacacacacaaatcatgGGCATGATTCGAAagggcatatatatatatatatatatatatatatatatatatatatattatatatatatatatatattaatatatattatatatatatatattatatatatatatattaatatatattatatatatatatatattaatatatattatatatatatatattaatatatattaatatatattatatatatattatatatatatatatatatatatatatatatatatatatatatatatatatatatatatatatatattcgaatatatatttcacataaGAATTGAAAAATGagatttttgtgcatttttcattacaataaatgtaaataaattttaTAACTTTTTTCAGTTTCACTTTTTGGAACTTCCAAGTGTTCCAAACTTCCAAACTGCCAAGTGTCATCTTTTAAAGGCTCCAAAATGCTTCAAATCATTCAAGATTGATGACAGTTTAagttggaaatttcattttcaggtccATGCTgaagtgaataaatggattataactactgcataaatataatttaataatataatatataaaatatatatatataaaatataataaatataatataataaaaaaataaaataaaatatgaaataaaaaacattattgaatGAAAATATAGTACAAtcatacggaagaggattagggccaagcaataataaaaaaattaaaccatctcgagattaaatatgttaaattttgagaaaaagatcaaaataaaatgttgagaataaagtcattaaactacgagaaaaaagttgataaaatgttgagaataaactcgttaaattacgacattttatctcgacttttttctcgaaatttaacgagtttattctcaacattttatttcgacttttttctcgaaatttaacaacattaatctcaaaatggttttatttttttattattgcttggccctgatcctcttccgtacaatcatttcattgaaatacaaataaataaattctgtcGTTTTTGACAGATACACAAACAgtaccagagggttaaaacaTTTTGCCGACCCCCAACTTTCGGATGGTAGTGTACATTATAAAACTGTGGTGCTTATGGTGCTCATCTGTCAATGGATTTGGTTTATTTACTGATAATGATATTGGAGACAGAAAATGATGTGGAAAAGAGAGGGGAAAACAagagccttaaagggttagttcacccaaaaatgaaaataatgtctttttttactcaccctcaatcagcggttcggagcggcaaagtcacgtgatttcagcagtttggcggtttgacacgcaatccgaatcacaaaagattcataacattCCAAATCTTTCTGAAGCggtgtttcgaaatcggccatcactatacaagtcgtttttttgttttggcgcaccaaaaatattctcgtcactttataatattaatattgaaccactgtactcacatgaactgatttaaatatgtttttagtacattaatggatcttgagagaggaaatggcattgctggctatgaaggccttactgagcaatcggatttcaacaaaaatatcttaatttgtgttccgaagattaacgaaggtcttacgggtgagtaataaatgacattatttttattttaaggtgaactaaccctttaaacttgcACCAAACCTCAATGTAAAACCAGTGTATCACAGAGAATAAACATGCTCACCTCGGTTATTCCTCTGAACAGCTGAACTGGCTCCTCTTTTCCAGCACAGAAAGCAAATGTACACAGAGCCCAGGCTGATTTATCTTCAAAACCTGCCAGCAGTTTATACAATCCTGCAAACATATAAAAGAAAACAGCttaataaattacaataattcAATAGATGTAGCCCAAATGTTTTGTCAAATTATCTTACCTTCAGGCTTCAGTTTATCCAAGAACCACTTTCTGTCAAGacaagaaaaatatttaatgtacTGTGCAACAGACCTACATCatatatacaattttatatttacagCATATAAAGGAACTAGAGACAGACTCACATATAAGGTCCAGGTAGTCCTCCGAGTGCCCTGAAGCACAGACAGGTGTCCTCCACTAGCACTGGCCCATCCACCTTCACAGAAAACACAAAGATCATGTGTGAGCCGAGGCATCGACCCAGTGAAAGCCATTGACAAAAGTGTGCAATTTACAAACCTGTCTTGCTGCTTCTTGACACTTCTGGATAGAAATCTCATCTGGTTCTCCCTGATATTCAGGCACTGTAAGCCACAATCGCATTATAAATACAGCAACAGCATGCTTGATAAGTCAATAAAGTATTAGAATAATAACAAATACTTACAGTCAATCTTCTTAGAGATCAGTTTGTAGGGAAATTTGTCACCAAGGATCTGAACCACCTGTTTGAACAGGGAACTATTACAGTAGATTCAATAggtaaaatcattttaattacaaaaacatGATATTATACCGtgttttatgcagtttttcagttttaataCTAACCCCTACTGAGTAACATTGTAATTTAGGCTGAATTTCGACCCATTCTGGTATATTTCTACAAAATGATGacatttattttactgtttatttctAGAAATTTTCAAGATGATTTTTAATCTGCATTTTTGCTAATCCCCCtgaaaatgataataaaataaagcatttattaatgctTTAATGACTTGCTGTAATGTTGACCATGATTTGAACCAATAAACAagaaataaaaacttatttttaaacattccagGCCGTTTTTGTAGCCTATTTGTGGGAATAGCTCGAATGTGTGAAGTTGGTTAACTTGAAtctaagaaaaaaatca
This genomic window from Chanodichthys erythropterus isolate Z2021 chromosome 4, ASM2448905v1, whole genome shotgun sequence contains:
- the itpa gene encoding inosine triphosphate pyrophosphatase isoform X1, whose translation is MAVPTGRAMVFVTGNAKKLEEVVQILGDKFPYKLISKKIDLPEYQGEPDEISIQKCQEAARQVDGPVLVEDTCLCFRALGGLPGPYIKWFLDKLKPEGLYKLLAGFEDKSAWALCTFAFCAGKEEPVQLFRGITEGRIVEPRGPRDFGWDPCFQPDGYEKTYAELPKEVKNSISHRYRALAALSEHFSQLNDAPETKRTKHQD
- the itpa gene encoding inosine triphosphate pyrophosphatase isoform X2, whose protein sequence is MAVPTGRAMVFVTGNAKKLEEILGDKFPYKLISKKIDLPEYQGEPDEISIQKCQEAARQVDGPVLVEDTCLCFRALGGLPGPYIKWFLDKLKPEGLYKLLAGFEDKSAWALCTFAFCAGKEEPVQLFRGITEGRIVEPRGPRDFGWDPCFQPDGYEKTYAELPKEVKNSISHRYRALAALSEHFSQLNDAPETKRTKHQD